In Chitinophagaceae bacterium, the DNA window GCGGAACCTGGAAAGAGCTGGCGGATAAACTTGGAACTGGTTTGCCTGAAAGCGTGTATCTGGAAGCGCTGTTTGATTTGCGTGATATTTTTTGTGAAGAAGGAAAAGGAGGTGTGTTGAAGATTCCTAAAAATGCTGCGGTTGACAAATTGAACAGCACACAATCATTAAGTGAAATAAAAAAAACACTCGTGGCTGCAGCACCGATATGGAATACAATTGTAAACAAGTTGAGTGCTGATATTTCTGAAGGAAATCAAAAGACTTTGTTCTTGTCACTTGCAAAAATTCTTGGTCATGAATAAGATGATGATAATTGTATTGCTGCTGCTGACTTTCTGTTCACCTTCATTTTCACAGTTCAAACCGGAAGTAGCCGAAAAATCTCTTGTGAAAGTGATGGTAACGGGTGGAACCAAAATGGGTGTTTGCAGCGGATTTATGTGGAAGAAGAAGTCGTGGGTGGTTACATCGCTACACGCCATGAAAGTGGGAGGAAAGGTGCAGGTTGTTTATTCCGGTGATAACATCAGGGAAGCGAAAGTGATTAAGGTTTATCAGCCGGGCGATTTAGTATTGCTTGAAACGACTATTGATGCGAATCCTGTTTCCAATACACTGATTCCGTTAACCACTTATCACCAGGGGGAAGTGGCTTTCGCAGAAAAAATTTATGCAATTGGTTATAATGGCGGTTCAAAAGGAGATCAGACGCAGGCATTGGAAAAAGGGCATGCTAATCCGGAGACGCTTGAATTCCTGGTAAGGCCTGAAGACAAAACACAACTGAGTGCATTGGGATTTCCTTCCATGAAATTGCCGATTTATTTTTTGAGCGGAAGTTTGTTACCCGGATTTTCGGGTTCACCTGTTTTCAATACAAAGAATGAACTCATCGGCATTGGTGATGGCGGCTTAGAACGCGGATTGATGAATGTAAGCTGGTGCATTCCGGCGAGCAATCTTGATGCATTGGAAGCATCGACTGTAGCTGCTTTGCCGGCAAATCTTGGTAACGCGTCACAACTTTATTCAGCAGAAGTGTTGATAGATGTGAAGCCTGAAAAGGCAATACCTGTGAGTCCTTCCGGTAATGGGGGAGAAGATCCCGCTGCAAATCCGGTAATGGCTGCTCCGGACCATCTTAATGATGGCTACAACTCTTACGCGTATGGCAATTATGATTTCTTTCAAACCAAAACGCGCTCATTTGCCGAGATGCAAAGAACTTCCATTGATCCAAAAAATATGGAAAGTTTTGCCGCGGATTTTAAAGCAAGCAATCTTAATATTGATTATGATGTACTGGATTTTGATATTTACCAGGATATTAATAACGGATTCATGTTGGCGTTGCCTTCCGGAACAAGTTTGAAATATGATAAAGATTATGAAGTATTCAGTGTTGACCTGGCAGATTTTCCGAATGGTGAATATTTTGATTTGTTTTATTACATGGTGGATCACCAGGGCGATCCTGTGAATGAAGTGATTGGTAATATCAATGACGATTTTGATAATGATGTTAAAGGATTAATGATAGATCCCAGGTATACAAAATCGTATCAGATCAACGATGAGTGGAGAATTGATTATGTGTTGCTTAATGGCAACCAAAGTTATGAAGATGAAAACCTGGGACAGGTTTCCACGAGTTTTTACCTGAATGTGATTTCAAATGACAAGGTGGCTTTTTACTCGCTCGCTGTATGTTATCTGCCTGAAAACCGAAAGGATATAAACGCTGCTTTTAGCAGCGGAATTGATTGCATAACCAATTATGATGCGAATGCTGTCTGCTGCGATTACTTTGAATCGCTGATGCAGATTGTTGTTGCGGCACATCTTACTACATTGGCTTCTCTTTATTGAGAGCCATTGTATTTCGAAAAGTGATTTAAATTGAATACAAAGCGCTTTAATACATTTCCCTGCCCATTCAATGGAATTGTGATTTATTTAAGTAGCGCTACACTTCCTTTTTCAAACTGTTCTTCGCCATTGCCATTCTTATATCGCGCCGTCCATACATATTCTTCAATAGGTAATAACACTCCGTTTTCACGACCTGTCCAGCCATTGTCAGGATTATCGGAAGAGAATATCAATCTGCCCCATCGATTAAATATTTTGAGTTCATAATCCACAATCTCATCAAGAAGTACGGGTTTAAGCACATCGTTCAATCCATCACCATTGGGCGTAAATGCATTGGGCATGATCAAGGCTTTTTCACAAACTGATTCAAAAACAATTTCATCAGTTCCTTTACAGCCGTTTGAATCCGTTACCTGCAAACTATATTGTCCGGGTGCTGTAAATGTTGCTGTGTCTCCGGTTAAATGGTTGCTCCATTGATACGAAGTGTAACCAGGAACACTAATCGTGCGAACGAATTTTCCGCATACAGCACTGTCAGCAGGAAGAAAATTTTCAGGGTTTTGATATACTCCGGAAATGACAATGGTATCACTTGCCGAGCAGCCCGAGAGATCGGATACTTTCACCCAATACATTCCTTCAGCAGCAGCTTGAATGCTCTTGTCATCACTGCCATCATTCCAATAATAAGATGCAAATCCGTTTCCGGCATCAAACACTGCTGAAGTCCCTTCACAAATTGTAGTGTCTTGTCCGAGATAAACAAACGGATTGGCCAACACTGTGAGTTGTGTAATGAGAATACTGTCGCAGCCATTCGAGGCGATCAAAGTGTCCATGTAATTTCCAGATAAGGTCTGACTGTCACCGCCTGCAAAATAAGATTGACCATCACAAATGGATACACTTCTATTTTCGTAAACAGGAAAGAGCACTTGTAAATGTGTGGTTAAAATGCTGTCGCAGCCGGCGGCACTTTGCAAAGTGTCGATGTAAGTTCCTGTAGTAGTTTGAAAATTTCCGCCAGTGAAATAACTACTGCCATTGCAAATGGAAACAGCAATTGCATTGTTGACAGGTGAAATGATTTCGAGTACCGTTGTTACTATGCTGTCGCATCCTGTTGCGCTCTGAAGAGTATCAATGTAAGTACCCGCTGAGTTTTGAAAATTTCCGCCCGCGAAAACGGAATCACCAAAACAAATTTTTTGTGTTACGGTGGTATATAATGGTAAGATCAATTGAAGATGCGTAATGATAATACTATCGCAACCGGTGCTGATGGCGGTAAGTGTATCATTATAGAATCCGGCTGATTTTTGAAAGTTTCCACCTACAAACATCGAATCGCCTTGACAGATAAATGAATTTAAATTAGCATAAAGTGGAAGAATCAAATGAAGATCTGTTGTGAGCATGCTGTCGCAGCCTGCTGCACTCACCAGCGTGTCCATGTATAATCCTGCGGTATATTGATAGGCTCCTCCTGTAAGCAAAGAATCATTTTCACAAATGAAAACTGTACGGAAACCACTTACGGCAAGAATAATATTCAGATGGGTAATGATGACGCTGTCACAACCGGAAACAGCAGTGAGTGTGTCATAATAAATGCCGGTTTGTGTTTGAAGACCTCCTCCGGCGAGATAACTGTCGCCCTGGCATATGGAA includes these proteins:
- a CDS encoding trypsin-like peptidase domain-containing protein yields the protein MNKMMIIVLLLLTFCSPSFSQFKPEVAEKSLVKVMVTGGTKMGVCSGFMWKKKSWVVTSLHAMKVGGKVQVVYSGDNIREAKVIKVYQPGDLVLLETTIDANPVSNTLIPLTTYHQGEVAFAEKIYAIGYNGGSKGDQTQALEKGHANPETLEFLVRPEDKTQLSALGFPSMKLPIYFLSGSLLPGFSGSPVFNTKNELIGIGDGGLERGLMNVSWCIPASNLDALEASTVAALPANLGNASQLYSAEVLIDVKPEKAIPVSPSGNGGEDPAANPVMAAPDHLNDGYNSYAYGNYDFFQTKTRSFAEMQRTSIDPKNMESFAADFKASNLNIDYDVLDFDIYQDINNGFMLALPSGTSLKYDKDYEVFSVDLADFPNGEYFDLFYYMVDHQGDPVNEVIGNINDDFDNDVKGLMIDPRYTKSYQINDEWRIDYVLLNGNQSYEDENLGQVSTSFYLNVISNDKVAFYSLAVCYLPENRKDINAAFSSGIDCITNYDANAVCCDYFESLMQIVVAAHLTTLASLY
- a CDS encoding gliding motility-associated C-terminal domain-containing protein is translated as MQLFIFQGKNFTKSKPLINPVTRCLLFATLVLTCSMASVDSVIAQCDTSRWKASIDPGAGGPITEVLPASTVFQGGILTATPSASFPNPYYVSFSLKDTFCITNNFSVEVRLKNDPAEGGAVAGDTWLSLTGSGITAGCLLEGLPSSQIYTGIYVGSSWMGNIPQLVMDLTSWRTIRLDFVNNVVKWSYDGSNFFAMNYSGSICNINNLVIGFREAGKVDYVKIFDAVNTVVYYEEFNDCNNLALAPDCVAPDVTATSSSAVYCEHDSIKLTGASNVSVQYTWSGPNSFTSALQNPVIPNAVPGASGWYKLTGYVNPCTPVHKDSVFITVYPEKFTNVYAYICNGDAYFAAGQNQTTAGLYYDTLNTSAGCDSIILTYLSLLSTSASSGSISICSNDSFFVGGSYQHVAGIYHDTLINHLGCDSVITTTLSLIAPVYHNVSMNICQGDSVFLAGNFQHLPGIYNDTAVAITGCDSVIVTTLSVVAPISTSLNISICQGDSYLAGGGLQTQTGIYYDTLTAVSGCDSVIITHLNIILAVSGFRTVFICENDSLLTGGAYQYTAGLYMDTLVSAAGCDSMLTTDLHLILPLYANLNSFICQGDSMFVGGNFQKSAGFYNDTLTAISTGCDSIIITHLQLILPLYTTVTQKICFGDSVFAGGNFQNSAGTYIDTLQSATGCDSIVTTVLEIISPVNNAIAVSICNGSSYFTGGNFQTTTGTYIDTLQSAAGCDSILTTHLQVLFPVYENRSVSICDGQSYFAGGDSQTLSGNYMDTLIASNGCDSILITQLTVLANPFVYLGQDTTICEGTSAVFDAGNGFASYYWNDGSDDKSIQAAAEGMYWVKVSDLSGCSASDTIVISGVYQNPENFLPADSAVCGKFVRTISVPGYTSYQWSNHLTGDTATFTAPGQYSLQVTDSNGCKGTDEIVFESVCEKALIMPNAFTPNGDGLNDVLKPVLLDEIVDYELKIFNRWGRLIFSSDNPDNGWTGRENGVLLPIEEYVWTARYKNGNGEEQFEKGSVALLK